In Gimesia benthica, a single window of DNA contains:
- a CDS encoding acetate/propionate family kinase, with protein sequence MSILVLNAGSSTLKFALFDELAHEQLARGVIDWQTQSEKVILELQTQAASQTQSHSDISNNHEAVKWILHVLADINLGESIRAVGHRIVHGGTYFCQPTLINEQVLQSLEQVSKLAPLHNPPALMTIKAAQKYLPEAMHVAVFDTAFFADLPPSAYVYPIPYEWYEQYGIRRFGFHGISHQYCSTRAAEVLGRQYDDSLRLVICHLGNGCSATAVHGGRPLATTMGFTPLEGLMMGTRSGSIDPGILIYLMKQKDFDPEQLDQSLNHQSGLLGVSGISSDFRQIEQASQAKNERAQLAMKLFTERIQSTIGSLAVLLGGIDGLVFTAGIGEHSPLLRSCVCDKLPFLGLKLDEVKNQSAHADCDLATIQSAGRILLIQTREEHMIARETERLLELSQSR encoded by the coding sequence ATGTCGATTCTCGTGCTGAATGCCGGATCTAGTACGCTCAAATTCGCTCTGTTCGATGAACTGGCTCACGAACAACTTGCCAGAGGTGTGATAGATTGGCAAACTCAATCTGAAAAAGTCATATTAGAATTACAAACTCAAGCAGCGAGTCAAACGCAATCTCATTCGGATATTTCGAATAATCATGAGGCCGTTAAATGGATTCTGCATGTGTTGGCAGACATCAACCTGGGCGAATCGATTCGAGCTGTCGGTCATCGCATCGTTCACGGCGGTACATATTTCTGCCAGCCAACGCTCATTAACGAACAGGTTCTTCAATCGTTAGAACAAGTCTCCAAACTCGCCCCGCTACACAATCCACCAGCATTGATGACGATTAAAGCAGCACAAAAATATCTTCCAGAAGCTATGCATGTCGCTGTGTTTGATACTGCTTTTTTTGCTGATTTGCCGCCGAGTGCTTATGTTTATCCAATCCCTTACGAATGGTATGAACAATACGGTATTCGTCGATTTGGCTTTCACGGGATCAGCCATCAATACTGTTCGACACGTGCCGCAGAAGTGCTTGGTCGGCAATACGACGATTCTCTTCGATTGGTAATATGTCATCTAGGCAACGGCTGCTCTGCGACTGCCGTGCATGGCGGACGCCCTTTGGCTACAACGATGGGGTTCACACCGCTGGAAGGGTTAATGATGGGTACCCGCAGCGGCTCGATCGATCCTGGAATCTTGATTTACTTGATGAAACAAAAAGACTTCGATCCTGAGCAGCTCGATCAAAGTTTGAATCATCAATCTGGTTTGCTTGGAGTGTCGGGAATTTCCTCTGACTTTCGCCAAATTGAACAGGCATCCCAAGCCAAAAACGAACGCGCTCAACTGGCGATGAAATTGTTTACAGAGCGAATCCAGTCAACCATTGGTTCTCTTGCGGTTTTGCTGGGAGGCATCGATGGCTTAGTCTTTACTGCCGGTATCGGTGAACATTCTCCGCTGTTGCGAAGCTGCGTATGTGACAAACTACCATTTCTTGGGCTGAAACTTGACGAGGTCAAAAATCAAAGTGCTCATGCGGATTGTGATCTCGCAACAATCCAGTCAGCAGGTCGCATTTTACTCATTCAAACTCGCGAAGAACACATGATCGCACGCGAAACAGAACGACTCTTAGAATTATCTCAGTCCAGATAG